From Solidesulfovibrio carbinoliphilus subsp. oakridgensis, the proteins below share one genomic window:
- a CDS encoding AsmA-like C-terminal region-containing protein, whose product MAAVLAVGVLPFAARQMIGPERLKTITEQALTDALGRRVTVSGDVSILFAPWFGLAMGPVAVAERPGAGDGPMLTAGRLEMTIRVLPLLARVVSPGSVRVRDLGLHLRRDASGRTNWDDLTAPHSAAAASAPDWEVAPEPRDILIENASVDYRDAVTGRVLAVTDARLKTGLGQPFDFSLAFRAAGLLPDTSLECHARGKATFDPGSGRLAFSKTVVESALTILGPLAPGGATPARLVSRLTADYDPAAGTLSLAGLDVRLPGGRITGSAEATGLGQSPKVRAALALDLDMAGKWRELLGLSPAAGPGNLVAAPAGAPEKTVGPVPTEGLSIGPAAAVPAGHELASLALTAEADASGLRLEDLTLRLPRGRVAATGSFSAGDAPVLEAAIAAEDVDFDALPRPAGRPAWPWPAPWLTSLAGAADLDARLDLRRCRLAGQAVADAHATLRGHEGLFRLYPVSVVLPGGLVSLDARLDAGPEPGPGPLADSLAARPADSLGLDVRAVIEPARGAGEPASPPSRARLLGRLHADQAQGTLLVQAPDPARAAAVLGLSGPGLPAVPLEAKGAFHVTPGAGSLVAKAAVTGLEAKVGTTALRGQIGYDAATAGLVTFDCATDTVDLDRLGAVTAGAGAAAGGGTPFRAEGKVRAERVLLRGLEAKNVALALALGAGKAEGTVTGAELFGGRLTGRIEADPTGRLVAALQLAGAEAARLSAQFPGNGPGLAGPVTAKATLEAPGDGKGRPGPVTATVEAEAAQLVHGNGGHGGHGGNGGKRQVLASPKLVLAVKGREGGDGGDAFDGDASLALTLGAGFGLRDIKLTAAGPLALDKAGRLREPGPAKVEASALWRASDAGRTIKLGLTGPVSPDAAGGFATGDLRLDAGGLPATVRLSRKAADGAPVAFSLETGPLAPRRVLADWGVALPRDLPADRLAKAALSVSGTATGEALDVKRLAVTLDGASLTGSGTVPGFDPRRGKWELAVDRLDFDAYFPRPPASGTPSLVERRKPLDLQLLRELALEAKINVGWLKKGNVVFDAATITANARGGQFTFRQESPRFYGGRFSVEMRGDARDTAVKTLIELKLESIEIARFLWDWAEGNTLDSGSGTFILAARTSGGSEEELRGNLAGNASLQITRGSLKVREPAGRPGEEPTYDKLPFDVFSSSWLARGGVAHSEDFLIESPRMRVTGKGFVDLRDESINLSLLAALAGGGQLPATIIGPLDGPKLSIDRSKLIGDMVYRVLQGIVSIPGKAVTRILQLR is encoded by the coding sequence GTGGCCGCCGTGCTGGCGGTCGGGGTCCTGCCCTTTGCCGCCCGCCAGATGATCGGCCCCGAACGCCTCAAGACCATCACCGAGCAGGCCCTGACCGACGCGCTCGGCCGGCGGGTGACGGTTTCCGGCGACGTGTCCATCCTGTTCGCCCCCTGGTTCGGGCTGGCCATGGGCCCGGTGGCCGTGGCCGAGCGGCCGGGGGCCGGCGACGGGCCCATGTTGACGGCCGGCCGCCTGGAAATGACCATCCGGGTGCTGCCGCTTTTGGCCCGGGTGGTTTCCCCGGGCTCGGTGCGGGTGCGCGACCTCGGCCTGCACCTGCGCCGGGACGCCTCGGGCCGGACCAACTGGGACGACCTGACCGCGCCGCATAGCGCAGCCGCCGCCTCGGCCCCGGACTGGGAAGTGGCCCCGGAACCCCGCGACATCCTCATCGAGAACGCTTCCGTCGACTACCGCGACGCGGTCACCGGCCGGGTCCTGGCCGTGACCGACGCGCGCCTCAAGACCGGGCTCGGCCAGCCCTTCGACTTTTCCCTGGCCTTCCGGGCCGCCGGGCTCCTTCCGGACACGTCGCTCGAGTGCCACGCCCGGGGCAAGGCCACTTTCGACCCGGGTTCCGGCCGGCTGGCCTTCTCGAAGACCGTGGTGGAATCGGCCCTGACCATCCTTGGGCCCCTGGCCCCGGGCGGGGCCACGCCCGCCCGCCTCGTGTCGCGCCTGACCGCCGACTACGATCCGGCCGCCGGCACCCTGTCCCTGGCCGGCCTCGACGTCCGGCTGCCGGGCGGCCGGATCACCGGCTCGGCCGAGGCCACGGGCCTCGGCCAGTCCCCCAAGGTCCGGGCCGCCCTCGCCCTGGACCTGGACATGGCCGGCAAGTGGCGGGAGCTGCTCGGCCTTTCCCCGGCCGCGGGGCCGGGCAACCTGGTCGCGGCCCCGGCCGGGGCCCCGGAGAAGACGGTCGGCCCCGTGCCGACCGAGGGCCTGTCCATCGGGCCGGCGGCCGCCGTGCCGGCCGGGCACGAGCTGGCGTCCCTGGCCCTGACGGCCGAGGCCGACGCCTCGGGCCTGCGCCTGGAGGACCTGACCCTTCGCCTGCCCCGCGGCCGGGTCGCGGCCACAGGCTCCTTTTCGGCCGGCGACGCCCCGGTCCTCGAGGCGGCCATCGCGGCCGAGGACGTGGATTTCGACGCCCTGCCCCGGCCGGCCGGCAGGCCAGCCTGGCCCTGGCCCGCCCCCTGGCTCACGTCCCTGGCCGGGGCGGCCGACCTCGACGCCCGTCTCGACCTGCGCCGCTGCCGGCTGGCCGGCCAGGCCGTGGCCGACGCCCACGCCACGCTCCGGGGCCACGAGGGCCTTTTTCGCCTCTACCCGGTGTCGGTCGTCCTGCCGGGCGGACTCGTCTCCCTGGACGCCCGGCTCGACGCCGGGCCCGAGCCCGGTCCCGGCCCGCTGGCGGACTCCCTGGCCGCCAGGCCCGCCGACAGCCTGGGCCTCGACGTCCGGGCCGTGATCGAACCGGCCCGGGGTGCGGGCGAACCCGCCAGCCCGCCCAGCCGGGCCCGGCTCCTTGGCCGCCTGCACGCCGACCAGGCCCAGGGCACGCTCCTCGTGCAGGCCCCGGACCCGGCCCGGGCCGCCGCCGTCCTTGGCCTCTCCGGCCCGGGCCTGCCGGCCGTCCCCCTGGAGGCCAAGGGGGCCTTCCACGTCACCCCGGGCGCGGGCAGCCTCGTGGCCAAGGCCGCCGTGACCGGGCTCGAGGCCAAGGTGGGAACCACGGCCCTTCGCGGCCAGATCGGCTACGACGCGGCCACGGCCGGGCTGGTCACCTTCGACTGCGCCACCGACACCGTGGACCTCGACCGGCTGGGGGCCGTGACGGCCGGAGCCGGGGCGGCGGCCGGCGGCGGAACGCCCTTTCGGGCCGAGGGCAAGGTCCGGGCCGAACGGGTGCTCCTGCGGGGCCTGGAGGCCAAGAACGTGGCCCTGGCCCTGGCGCTCGGCGCCGGCAAGGCCGAGGGGACGGTCACGGGCGCGGAACTTTTCGGCGGCAGGCTGACCGGCAGGATCGAAGCCGACCCGACCGGCCGCCTCGTCGCCGCCCTGCAACTGGCCGGGGCCGAGGCCGCCCGGCTTTCGGCCCAGTTTCCCGGCAACGGTCCCGGCCTCGCCGGCCCGGTCACGGCCAAGGCGACCCTCGAAGCCCCGGGGGACGGCAAGGGCCGGCCCGGCCCCGTCACGGCCACGGTCGAAGCCGAAGCCGCCCAGCTCGTCCACGGAAACGGCGGACACGGCGGACACGGCGGAAACGGCGGCAAACGCCAGGTCCTGGCCTCCCCCAAACTGGTCCTGGCCGTGAAGGGCCGGGAAGGGGGCGACGGCGGGGACGCCTTTGACGGCGACGCCAGCCTGGCCCTGACCCTCGGCGCGGGATTCGGGCTTCGCGACATAAAGCTCACGGCCGCCGGCCCCCTGGCTCTCGACAAGGCCGGCAGGCTCAGGGAGCCCGGCCCGGCCAAGGTCGAGGCCTCGGCCCTGTGGCGGGCGTCGGACGCGGGCCGGACGATCAAGCTCGGCCTGACCGGCCCGGTGAGCCCGGACGCGGCCGGCGGCTTTGCCACGGGCGACCTGCGCCTGGACGCGGGCGGCCTGCCGGCCACGGTCAGACTGTCGCGCAAGGCCGCAGACGGCGCGCCGGTGGCCTTTTCCCTGGAAACCGGCCCGCTTGCCCCCCGGCGCGTCCTGGCCGACTGGGGCGTGGCCCTGCCCCGGGACCTGCCGGCCGATCGCCTGGCCAAGGCCGCCCTGTCCGTGTCCGGCACGGCCACCGGCGAGGCGCTGGACGTCAAGCGGCTGGCCGTCACCCTCGACGGGGCCAGCCTGACCGGCAGCGGCACGGTGCCGGGCTTCGACCCCAGGCGCGGCAAGTGGGAGCTGGCCGTCGACCGGCTGGATTTTGACGCCTATTTCCCCCGCCCCCCGGCCTCGGGCACCCCGTCCCTGGTCGAGCGCCGCAAGCCCCTGGACTTGCAGCTCCTGCGCGAACTGGCCCTGGAGGCCAAAATCAACGTCGGCTGGCTCAAAAAGGGCAACGTGGTCTTTGACGCGGCCACGATTACGGCCAATGCCAGGGGCGGGCAGTTCACCTTCCGCCAGGAGTCGCCGCGCTTTTACGGCGGCCGGTTTTCCGTGGAGATGCGCGGCGACGCCAGGGACACGGCCGTAAAGACCCTGATCGAGCTCAAGCTCGAAAGCATCGAGATCGCCCGGTTCCTGTGGGACTGGGCCGAGGGCAACACCCTGGACTCGGGTTCCGGCACCTTCATCCTGGCCGCCCGGACCAGCGGCGGGAGCGAGGAGGAGCTGCGCGGCAACCTGGCCGGCAACGCCAGCCTGCAGATCACCCGGGGCAGCCTCAAGGTCCGCGAGCCGGCCGGCAGGCCCGGCGAAGAGCCGACCTACGACAAACTGCCCTTCGATGTCTTTTCCTCGTCCTGGTTGGCCCGGGGCGGGGTGGCCCACAGCGAAGACTTTCTCATCGAAAGCCCGCGCATGCGGGTGACGGGCAAGGGCTTCGTGGACCTGCGCGACGAGTCCATAAACCTCTCGCTCCTGGCCGCCCTGGCCGGCGGCGGCCAGCTGCCGGCCACCATCATCGGGCCCCTCGACGGGCCCAAGCTCTCCATCGACCGCAGCAAGCTGATCGGCGACATGGTCTACCGCGTGCTTCAGGGCATCGTCAGCATCCCCGGCAAGGCCGTCACCCGCATCCTGCAGCTCCGCTGA